The following proteins are encoded in a genomic region of Candidatus Dormiibacterota bacterium:
- a CDS encoding tetratricopeptide repeat protein, translated as MRIKALRLACIILIASVFPGAARRDNFKQEMRFGAEAAQRGLWREAAFRWEKILKTDPDNARAHNNLAVASESLGQFDKARKEYEQARRLAPDSKEIRNNYESFQELCRTIKTCGGEAATPSPGPGDAGTAPLPAPEGGTPLPSPSPGGV; from the coding sequence ATGCGAATCAAGGCCCTGCGACTTGCCTGCATCATCCTTATCGCATCGGTCTTTCCGGGGGCCGCCCGGCGTGATAATTTCAAGCAAGAGATGCGCTTCGGCGCCGAAGCGGCGCAGCGGGGATTGTGGCGTGAGGCGGCGTTTCGCTGGGAGAAGATTCTCAAGACCGATCCCGACAACGCCCGCGCGCACAACAACCTGGCCGTGGCCTCGGAGAGTCTCGGCCAGTTCGACAAGGCCCGCAAGGAATACGAGCAAGCCCGCCGCCTCGCCCCCGACAGCAAGGAGATCCGCAACAATTATGAATCGTTCCAGGAGCTCTGCCGGACCATCAAGACGTGCGGCGGCGAGGCGGCCACCCCGTCACCGGGCCCCGGGGACGCGGGCACCGCTCCGCTGCCGGCCCCCGAGGGTGGAACTCCCCTCCCCTCACCCTCCCCCGGCGGTGTCTAG
- a CDS encoding cupin domain-containing protein encodes MPPRTRWQRLAPPALLALAALGLSVALAGSTDFTQKLVLQNERVRAQMNYYPAGTSSPEHEHKTSRVVVVVEGGTLEIRDASGKVSTMSLKNGDIVWRGPEKHSITNTGSTPVRLVEIDVLDCPKK; translated from the coding sequence ATGCCGCCACGCACCAGATGGCAACGCCTGGCTCCTCCGGCCCTCCTCGCGCTGGCCGCGCTCGGGCTCAGCGTCGCGCTGGCCGGGAGCACGGATTTCACGCAGAAGCTGGTGCTGCAGAACGAGCGGGTCCGCGCCCAGATGAACTACTATCCGGCCGGGACATCCTCGCCGGAGCACGAGCACAAGACCTCGCGCGTGGTGGTGGTCGTCGAGGGAGGGACCCTCGAGATCCGCGACGCGTCCGGCAAGGTCTCGACGATGTCCCTGAAGAACGGCGACATCGTCTGGCGCGGGCCGGAGAAGCATTCGATCACGAACACCGGATCCACGCCCGTGCGGCTGGTCGAGATCGACGTCCTCGACTGCCCGAAGAAATAG
- a CDS encoding ABC transporter permease, producing MLRALRHHVREAWDGLWRNPTLSLLSAAAIGISLYVLGLFLLLAVNLNRFVEDLGRQTQVQVYLREEVTPDQMRTLRAEFASDPAIAAVRFITKADARSRFQRDFPTLRDLPQRVGGNPFPASFELEILDAYREPEALDRISKSYQKAPGVEEVRYDRDWTERLTAIVALVRRGGYGLGALLAFAALVTVGATVRLTVLARREEIEIMKLVGATAGFIRGPFMLAAAAQGFAGGVLAVAGLLCTHRLVERAEFFRANPFLSIVAGRFLPAGASLTLAAGGALLGIVAALLSLRRAGTV from the coding sequence ATGTTGCGCGCTCTGCGGCACCACGTGCGGGAGGCCTGGGACGGCCTGTGGCGCAATCCGACGCTGAGCCTGCTGTCCGCCGCCGCCATCGGCATCTCGCTCTACGTCCTGGGGCTGTTCCTTCTGCTGGCCGTCAACCTGAACCGTTTCGTCGAGGATCTCGGGCGCCAGACGCAGGTCCAGGTCTATCTCCGCGAGGAGGTCACTCCCGACCAGATGCGGACGCTGCGGGCCGAGTTCGCCTCGGACCCCGCCATCGCCGCGGTGCGCTTCATCACGAAGGCCGACGCCCGGTCGAGGTTCCAGCGCGACTTCCCCACGCTGCGCGACCTGCCGCAGAGGGTCGGGGGGAATCCCTTCCCGGCCTCGTTCGAGCTGGAGATCCTCGACGCCTACCGCGAGCCCGAGGCGCTCGACCGAATCTCCAAGTCGTATCAGAAGGCGCCGGGTGTCGAGGAGGTGCGCTACGACCGCGACTGGACCGAGCGCCTGACCGCGATCGTCGCCCTGGTGCGCCGGGGCGGGTACGGCCTCGGCGCCCTCCTGGCGTTCGCCGCTCTGGTCACGGTCGGAGCGACCGTGCGCCTGACGGTCCTGGCCCGGCGCGAGGAGATCGAGATCATGAAGCTGGTCGGGGCCACCGCCGGGTTCATCCGCGGTCCGTTCATGCTGGCGGCGGCCGCGCAGGGATTCGCGGGCGGGGTCCTGGCGGTCGCCGGGCTCCTGTGCACGCACCGGCTCGTCGAGCGCGCGGAGTTCTTCCGGGCCAACCCGTTCCTGTCGATCGTCGCCGGCCGCTTTCTGCCAGCCGGCGCGTCGCTGACCCTGGCCGCCGGCGGCGCCCTGCTCGGCATCGTCGCCGCCCTGCTGTCGCTGCGCCGCGCCGGCACCGTGTGA
- the ftsE gene encoding cell division ATP-binding protein FtsE codes for MIQFFHVTKRYAQGAQALTDVSVHVEKGEFVFLTGPSGAGKTTFLKMVFRDEVPSSGQVVVNDQDVATMPARRVPYLRRQVGVVFQDFKLLPRKTVFENVAFATQVIGLSRKEQRSRTFQVLEMLGLNHRLHNYPEQVSGGEQQRMAIARALVNRPLILLADEPTGNLDPDLAREIMGLFRDINSHGTTVIIATHDRDLIRRMGRRVISLDQGRLAAPGAA; via the coding sequence ATGATCCAGTTCTTCCACGTCACGAAGAGGTACGCGCAGGGGGCGCAGGCGCTCACCGACGTCAGCGTGCACGTCGAGAAGGGGGAGTTCGTTTTTCTCACCGGTCCGAGCGGGGCCGGCAAGACCACCTTCCTGAAAATGGTCTTCCGCGACGAGGTCCCGAGCTCGGGCCAGGTCGTGGTCAACGACCAGGACGTCGCCACGATGCCGGCGCGGCGCGTGCCGTACCTCCGCCGGCAGGTCGGGGTGGTGTTCCAGGATTTCAAGCTGCTGCCGCGCAAGACGGTGTTCGAGAACGTCGCCTTCGCCACCCAGGTCATCGGCCTGTCGCGCAAAGAGCAGCGCAGCCGGACGTTCCAGGTTCTGGAGATGCTCGGTCTCAATCATCGGCTGCACAACTATCCCGAGCAGGTGTCGGGAGGGGAGCAGCAGCGCATGGCGATCGCCAGGGCGCTGGTGAACCGCCCCCTCATCCTTCTGGCGGACGAGCCGACCGGCAACCTCGACCCCGACCTGGCGCGGGAGATCATGGGACTGTTCCGTGACATCAACTCGCACGGCACCACGGTGATCATCGCCACCCACGACCGTGACCTGATCAGGCGCATGGGGCGCCGCGTGATCTCTCTCGACCAGGGCCGGCTGGCCGCTCCCGGGGCGGCCTGA
- the gatB gene encoding Asp-tRNA(Asn)/Glu-tRNA(Gln) amidotransferase subunit GatB, with the protein MEYEPVIGLEVHCQLLTDSKIFCGCSTRFGAPANTNVCPVCLGMPGTLPVLNRRAVEFALRAALALGCRVEPVSIFARKNYFYPDLPKGYQISMYDRPLAVGGRLDIETGGTTRSVGITRVHMEEDAGKLLHEGFPDSGSTSRVDFNRSGVPLIEIVSEPDMRSPEEAHAYYSTLRTILVYLGVTDGNMEEGSLRCDANVSLRPRGQKAFGTRTELKNLNSFKFVQHALEYEIRRQTDLLSRGGTVTQETRLYEPAEDRTTLMRSKEEAHDYRYFPEPDLQPLRVDESWIEAVRRQVPELPSARRRRLVERWGLKEQSAQVLTASRPLADYFEATATAAGDGQAAANWIETEVLRKIKEGRLDVRDPKDIPLDPERLAKIVVMVKDGSISGKIGKEVFEAVYDSGRDPADVVREQGLSQVTDEDAIREAIEKVIAGSQSQHAQYRAGKSALLGFFVGQVLKATGGKANPALVNRLLKERLDRP; encoded by the coding sequence ATGGAATACGAACCGGTCATCGGGCTCGAAGTCCACTGCCAGCTCCTGACCGACTCGAAGATTTTCTGCGGCTGCTCCACGCGCTTCGGCGCCCCCGCCAACACCAACGTCTGTCCGGTCTGCCTCGGCATGCCGGGTACGCTCCCGGTCCTGAACCGCCGCGCCGTCGAGTTCGCCCTGCGCGCCGCGCTCGCCCTCGGCTGTCGGGTCGAGCCGGTGTCGATCTTCGCACGCAAGAATTACTTCTATCCCGATCTGCCGAAGGGGTATCAGATCTCGATGTACGACCGCCCGCTGGCGGTCGGGGGGCGTCTCGATATCGAAACGGGCGGGACGACCCGGAGCGTCGGCATCACGCGCGTCCACATGGAAGAGGACGCCGGAAAACTCCTGCACGAGGGGTTTCCCGATTCCGGAAGCACGTCGCGCGTCGATTTCAACCGCTCCGGAGTGCCGTTGATCGAGATCGTCAGCGAGCCGGACATGCGTTCGCCCGAGGAAGCGCACGCCTACTACTCGACGCTTCGAACCATCCTGGTCTATCTCGGGGTGACCGACGGCAACATGGAAGAGGGGTCGCTGCGCTGCGACGCCAATGTGTCCCTGCGGCCGCGCGGACAGAAGGCGTTCGGCACCAGGACCGAGCTCAAGAACCTGAACTCGTTCAAGTTCGTGCAGCACGCGCTGGAGTACGAGATCCGCCGCCAGACGGATCTCCTGTCCCGCGGCGGCACGGTGACGCAGGAGACCCGCCTGTACGAACCGGCGGAGGACAGGACCACCCTGATGCGCTCCAAGGAGGAGGCGCACGACTACCGCTACTTCCCCGAGCCCGATCTTCAGCCGCTGCGGGTCGACGAGTCCTGGATCGAGGCGGTCCGCCGCCAGGTCCCGGAGCTTCCCTCCGCGCGTCGCCGGCGCCTCGTCGAGAGATGGGGGCTCAAGGAGCAGAGCGCGCAGGTCCTGACCGCGAGCCGTCCGCTCGCCGACTACTTCGAGGCGACCGCGACGGCCGCGGGGGACGGTCAGGCCGCCGCCAACTGGATCGAGACGGAGGTCCTCCGGAAAATCAAGGAGGGGAGGCTGGACGTCAGGGACCCGAAGGACATCCCGCTCGATCCGGAGCGTCTCGCGAAGATCGTCGTCATGGTCAAGGACGGGTCGATCTCGGGGAAGATCGGCAAGGAGGTCTTCGAGGCGGTCTACGATTCAGGCAGGGACCCGGCCGACGTGGTTCGCGAGCAGGGTCTGTCCCAGGTGACCGACGAGGACGCCATCCGCGAGGCGATCGAAAAGGTGATCGCCGGGAGCCAGTCGCAGCACGCGCAATACAGGGCCGGCAAGAGCGCGCTTCTGGGCTTCTTCGTGGGCCAGGTGCTGAAGGCGACCGGCGGCAAGGCGAACCCCGCGCTCGTGAACCGCCTGCTGAAAGAGCGCCTGGACAGGCCTTGA
- a CDS encoding NAD(P)H-dependent glycerol-3-phosphate dehydrogenase has product MGVRVAVLGAGNLGTTLGIVLAGGVPGIRAGKSRDVVLWTIEPDVASEIRDHQLNTKYLPGVQLPRGLAVTGELPEAVAGAAIILVTVPSKVVREVARLLGQALRPGDAAPFIVNASKGLETGTYLRMTEVLASELQPSQGERVLAMSGPSIAHELSRGTPTAVALASRDPRLARSVRRDMQTPVLRFQVSRDVAGVELAGVLKNAYALAFGLCDGLGLGLNTKAALLTRALPELARLGVALGGRRATFFGLAGLGDLVGTGLSDHSRNRRMGEELARRRPAEEALASIPGVVEGIGSVRLARELAARHRLRLPLLEGIAAAVERTIDPLKMIERMIG; this is encoded by the coding sequence GTGGGCGTGAGAGTCGCGGTCCTGGGCGCCGGGAACCTCGGGACCACCCTCGGCATCGTCCTCGCCGGCGGCGTGCCGGGAATCCGGGCCGGCAAGAGCCGCGACGTCGTGCTGTGGACGATCGAGCCGGACGTCGCGAGCGAGATCCGCGACCATCAACTCAACACCAAGTACCTGCCGGGCGTGCAGCTGCCGCGCGGACTCGCGGTCACAGGCGAACTTCCCGAGGCCGTGGCCGGGGCCGCGATCATCCTCGTCACCGTCCCGTCCAAGGTCGTGAGGGAGGTCGCGCGCCTGCTCGGACAGGCGCTGCGGCCGGGGGACGCCGCACCCTTCATCGTGAATGCCTCCAAGGGCCTCGAGACCGGGACCTATCTCCGCATGACGGAGGTCCTCGCTTCCGAGCTTCAGCCATCCCAGGGCGAACGCGTGCTCGCGATGTCCGGTCCTTCGATCGCGCACGAGCTGAGTCGCGGCACGCCGACCGCTGTGGCGCTCGCCAGTCGCGACCCGCGCCTGGCGCGCTCCGTCCGCCGCGACATGCAGACTCCGGTCCTGCGTTTCCAGGTCAGCCGCGACGTGGCCGGCGTCGAGCTGGCCGGCGTCCTGAAGAACGCCTACGCGCTCGCCTTCGGCCTGTGCGACGGGCTCGGCCTCGGTCTCAACACCAAGGCGGCGCTTCTGACACGTGCCCTGCCCGAGCTCGCGCGCCTGGGCGTGGCCCTCGGCGGCCGGCGCGCCACCTTCTTCGGTCTCGCCGGCCTGGGCGACCTGGTCGGGACCGGCCTGAGCGACCACAGCCGCAACCGCCGCATGGGAGAAGAGCTGGCCCGCCGACGCCCCGCCGAGGAGGCGCTCGCTTCCATCCCCGGCGTGGTCGAAGGGATCGGGTCGGTCCGCCTGGCGCGCGAGCTGGCCGCCCGGCACCGCCTGCGCCTGCCGCTCCTCGAGGGCATCGCCGCGGCCGTCGAGCGGACGATCGATCCCCTGAAGATGATCGAGCGGATGATCGGCTAG
- a CDS encoding M1 family aminopeptidase, translated as MQASAGLLLRRRVLILALGLIVLGAPGLSSRGGSPAAQTAPQATASPASPAPAPAPGGFDFAGNREEVFKAFYATGLDLSAAYTVTNLAIKKDNMTLLLKQGTVFLMKPIGGEVTGGAFVGDGEASMTPPSRAQRFMLNKNSGAETLKEPFTEAVFRFSDGTDKTIRVSGKSGTGTGAVADRSSKIFAERNSWLDGTRSLQLEMQYLENRISGLRNRDFFVADFHTLKHDWVTYSYNPAHLKENVLTSSETMGAKGRRYLVPWCQWHKMSDYEPTGHYVLFPDHDGSWLIRIPHHDLTLNLPNTKEVQWEIRMQVEPLFDNLKAVAFDLDNNADSQSHWYEDMRPVSVTSVSDESGQPLTFMHMKDQMLVILPPGAKTGVPIALTVHGKAQVIYQLTAESYGLLENDWYPKYGNQGGRGSFDWTIRVPKPFLITGSGKVVREFEENGQNGLETRCDASVEFPWVIFGRFQKATSDYVSEETKKTWPLTIHSFPTMTVSITDPELLDLLDAPAPFTVDLAAPTDKVKSFFNEWKEVLKLYEKIYGPYPYDELHIAQMAPQLGFGQSPQGFVQLTGAAFLSQATLTSDFVHGFVAHEFAHQWWGHQVDGATGDDEWMSESFAEYASGIFVKEYQGPKRFQRTLEEWKKSARLGDPQGPISTANMQSGPNGADYRTYLLYSKGPYVLHMLRVQLDDEMYAKVMRSIQETYRNQNISTEMLLREVNRVSGSNYTYFFDQWFWDVGIPKFRYSWRSEKQPDGKFLITVHVAQEDKNHLKRVLMPIHIHAKGTDIPPQYKGVVQAEQDIKLMSPVEPKDVTLDDDHTLLADISKAS; from the coding sequence ATGCAGGCCTCGGCTGGGTTGCTTCTCCGGCGTCGTGTCCTCATCCTGGCCCTCGGGCTGATTGTGCTCGGGGCGCCGGGTCTCTCGTCCCGTGGAGGCTCGCCCGCCGCGCAGACGGCTCCGCAGGCAACCGCGAGCCCGGCATCCCCCGCGCCCGCCCCGGCGCCGGGCGGGTTCGATTTCGCCGGCAACCGCGAAGAGGTCTTCAAGGCCTTCTACGCGACCGGCCTCGACCTCTCGGCCGCCTATACGGTCACGAACCTGGCCATCAAGAAGGACAACATGACGTTGCTGTTGAAGCAGGGCACGGTCTTCCTGATGAAGCCGATCGGCGGAGAGGTCACCGGCGGGGCCTTCGTCGGAGACGGGGAGGCATCCATGACTCCTCCGAGCCGAGCGCAGCGTTTCATGCTCAACAAGAATTCGGGAGCCGAGACGCTCAAAGAGCCATTCACGGAGGCCGTCTTCCGCTTCAGCGACGGGACCGACAAGACGATACGCGTATCGGGAAAATCGGGCACAGGGACCGGGGCTGTTGCTGATCGGTCTTCGAAGATCTTTGCGGAGCGCAACTCATGGCTCGATGGAACCCGTTCGCTGCAGCTGGAGATGCAATATCTCGAAAATCGAATCTCCGGCTTGCGCAACCGCGATTTCTTCGTGGCGGATTTCCATACCCTCAAGCACGACTGGGTGACGTACTCCTACAACCCCGCACACCTGAAAGAAAACGTCCTGACGAGCAGCGAGACCATGGGCGCCAAGGGACGCCGGTACCTCGTCCCATGGTGCCAGTGGCACAAAATGTCGGACTATGAGCCAACGGGACACTATGTCCTGTTTCCTGATCATGATGGTTCCTGGTTGATACGCATTCCGCACCACGACCTGACACTCAACCTTCCGAACACGAAAGAGGTCCAGTGGGAGATTCGAATGCAGGTCGAGCCGCTGTTCGATAACCTCAAGGCGGTCGCGTTCGATCTCGACAATAACGCCGACTCTCAAAGTCACTGGTACGAAGACATGCGACCCGTGAGCGTGACCTCGGTCTCTGACGAATCCGGCCAGCCGCTCACGTTCATGCACATGAAGGACCAGATGCTGGTGATCCTGCCCCCGGGCGCGAAAACGGGCGTCCCGATCGCGCTGACGGTCCACGGCAAGGCCCAGGTCATCTACCAGCTCACCGCGGAATCGTATGGCCTCCTGGAGAATGACTGGTATCCCAAATACGGAAACCAAGGTGGACGCGGCTCGTTCGACTGGACAATCCGAGTTCCAAAGCCCTTCTTGATTACCGGCTCGGGCAAGGTCGTCCGGGAATTTGAGGAAAACGGCCAGAACGGTCTGGAGACCCGCTGCGACGCATCCGTTGAGTTTCCCTGGGTCATATTCGGGCGCTTCCAGAAGGCCACGTCGGACTATGTGAGCGAGGAGACCAAGAAGACCTGGCCCCTGACGATTCATTCCTTCCCGACGATGACCGTCTCCATCACGGACCCCGAGCTCCTGGATCTGTTGGACGCGCCCGCCCCGTTTACCGTAGACCTCGCTGCGCCCACAGACAAGGTCAAGAGTTTCTTCAATGAGTGGAAGGAGGTCCTCAAACTCTACGAAAAGATCTATGGACCCTATCCGTACGATGAATTGCACATCGCCCAAATGGCTCCACAGCTTGGTTTCGGTCAATCGCCGCAAGGATTCGTTCAATTAACGGGGGCGGCTTTTCTCTCGCAGGCCACATTGACAAGCGATTTCGTCCATGGGTTCGTGGCTCACGAATTCGCCCATCAATGGTGGGGGCATCAGGTTGACGGCGCGACGGGGGACGACGAGTGGATGAGCGAGTCCTTCGCCGAATACGCATCGGGCATATTCGTGAAGGAGTACCAGGGCCCAAAGCGGTTCCAACGAACTCTGGAGGAGTGGAAGAAGTCGGCGAGACTGGGCGACCCCCAGGGACCCATCTCGACCGCCAACATGCAGTCCGGTCCGAACGGTGCAGACTATCGGACGTATCTACTGTACAGCAAAGGTCCGTACGTACTGCACATGCTGCGGGTCCAGCTCGACGATGAAATGTACGCCAAGGTGATGCGCAGCATCCAGGAGACCTACAGGAATCAGAATATCTCGACGGAGATGCTCCTGCGGGAGGTCAACAGAGTCTCGGGCTCGAATTACACTTACTTTTTCGACCAATGGTTCTGGGACGTCGGCATTCCGAAATTTCGTTATTCCTGGCGCTCCGAAAAGCAGCCGGACGGCAAGTTCCTTATCACGGTCCACGTCGCCCAGGAAGACAAGAATCATCTGAAGCGAGTTCTGATGCCGATCCACATTCACGCTAAGGGCACAGACATCCCTCCCCAATATAAGGGCGTGGTCCAGGCCGAGCAGGACATCAAGCTCATGTCTCCGGTTGAGCCGAAGGATGTGACGCTCGACGACGATCACACGCTGCTGGCCGATATCTCCAAGGCGAGCTGA
- a CDS encoding alpha/beta hydrolase, with the protein MTWGSVALQSVRLILVVSGVVVAGVLALKIAALLLEPRLAFHPPRGYAATPGALGLPFEDVLMLTEDGVNIHGWFIPATEQPARRDDSRTPTRPPLTLLLFHGNAENIGGFLDLALLARPAGYNLMLVDYRGYGESAGQPSESGLYSDGRAALAYLRSRRDVDAGRIVVWGRSIGSAVAVEVAAADAGADRGRAIDAPPPAGIILESPFTSAADLLRDGGHTVLLVLSRFGTYRFDSASRIGRVKSPVLVIHGTADDIAPFHLGRRLFELAPGRKELVAIEGGGHNDLWALHEDEVWGAARRFLESLE; encoded by the coding sequence GTGACCTGGGGCTCGGTCGCCCTGCAGAGCGTCCGCCTGATCCTGGTGGTCTCCGGGGTCGTCGTTGCGGGCGTCCTGGCGCTCAAGATCGCCGCCCTGCTCCTCGAGCCGCGTCTCGCATTCCATCCGCCGCGAGGATACGCCGCCACTCCCGGTGCGCTCGGCCTGCCGTTCGAGGACGTCCTCATGCTGACCGAGGACGGTGTCAACATCCACGGCTGGTTCATTCCGGCAACGGAGCAGCCGGCCCGGCGGGACGATTCCCGGACGCCGACTCGCCCGCCGCTGACGCTCCTGCTCTTTCATGGCAACGCCGAGAACATCGGCGGCTTTCTCGACCTCGCGCTCCTGGCCCGGCCCGCGGGATACAACCTGATGCTCGTCGACTACCGGGGGTACGGCGAGAGCGCGGGCCAGCCGTCGGAGAGCGGTCTGTACAGCGACGGCCGCGCCGCGCTCGCGTACCTGCGATCGCGGCGGGACGTCGACGCGGGGCGGATCGTCGTGTGGGGACGTTCGATCGGGTCGGCGGTTGCGGTCGAAGTGGCGGCGGCCGACGCGGGGGCGGATCGTGGCCGGGCCATCGATGCCCCACCGCCGGCGGGCATCATCCTCGAGTCGCCTTTCACCTCTGCTGCCGATCTTCTTCGCGACGGCGGCCACACCGTCCTGCTGGTCCTGTCGCGGTTCGGGACGTACCGGTTCGACTCGGCGTCTCGGATCGGGCGGGTCAAATCTCCGGTCCTGGTCATCCACGGGACGGCGGATGACATCGCTCCGTTTCACCTCGGCCGCCGGCTGTTCGAGCTGGCGCCCGGGAGGAAGGAGCTCGTCGCGATCGAGGGAGGCGGGCACAACGACCTGTGGGCCCTGCACGAAGACGAGGTGTGGGGCGCCGCCCGGCGTTTTCTTGAGTCTCTCGAGTGA
- a CDS encoding saccharopine dehydrogenase NADP-binding domain-containing protein produces the protein MRIVVLGGAGIIGRSIVRDLADDREVEEIVVADLDLDGARKVAGTLARPGVSAVRADVTDSTALVALLKGAACVVNSVQYYFNVPIMRACLEAKTHYIDLGGLFHTTRKQLELHGEFKKTGLLAVLGLGSCPGIANVQARTVADGFDSVESIRIYNGATPDMGDSLAWAYSIQTIFDEITQPPVVFREGRFLETEPLGEEELYRFQDPIGVSKVHLSLHSEVATLPLTYGPKGIKDCFFKISFFGYSEKALRQLQFLAQIGMASGEPIEVRGMKVRPRDVLVEVLKRAPQTERKGSLGFKDIVTEVRGTRAGKPVTGRVETIAWPHKAWGISGGTMLVASPPAIVARRIARGQMKQAGALPPEQAVDPAAFFRDLETRGARTTVAVAETFPG, from the coding sequence GTGCGGATCGTGGTGCTGGGCGGGGCCGGGATCATCGGACGCTCCATCGTGCGGGACCTGGCCGACGACAGGGAGGTCGAGGAGATCGTCGTCGCCGACCTCGATCTGGACGGGGCGAGGAAGGTGGCCGGGACGCTGGCCCGCCCCGGGGTGAGCGCGGTCAGGGCCGACGTCACCGACAGCACCGCGCTCGTCGCTCTCCTCAAGGGCGCCGCGTGCGTCGTCAATTCGGTGCAGTACTATTTCAATGTCCCCATCATGCGCGCCTGCCTCGAGGCGAAGACGCACTACATCGACCTGGGCGGGTTGTTCCACACCACGCGCAAGCAGCTCGAGCTGCACGGCGAATTCAAGAAGACGGGTCTTCTGGCGGTCCTGGGTCTCGGGTCCTGCCCGGGAATCGCGAACGTGCAGGCGCGCACCGTCGCCGACGGATTCGACAGCGTCGAGTCGATCCGGATCTACAACGGCGCCACACCCGACATGGGCGACTCCCTTGCATGGGCCTACTCGATCCAGACGATCTTCGACGAGATCACCCAGCCGCCGGTCGTGTTCAGGGAGGGCAGGTTCCTGGAGACCGAGCCGCTCGGCGAAGAGGAGCTGTACCGCTTCCAGGACCCGATAGGAGTTTCGAAAGTGCACCTGTCGCTGCACTCCGAGGTCGCGACTCTGCCCCTGACCTACGGCCCGAAGGGGATCAAGGACTGCTTCTTCAAGATCTCGTTCTTCGGCTACTCGGAGAAGGCGCTCCGGCAGCTGCAGTTCCTGGCGCAGATCGGCATGGCCTCGGGCGAGCCGATCGAGGTGCGCGGCATGAAGGTGCGGCCGCGCGACGTGCTGGTCGAGGTCCTGAAGCGCGCGCCCCAGACCGAACGCAAGGGGAGCCTCGGCTTCAAGGACATCGTGACCGAGGTGCGCGGCACCCGCGCGGGGAAACCGGTGACCGGCCGGGTCGAGACGATCGCCTGGCCGCACAAGGCGTGGGGGATCTCGGGCGGCACGATGCTGGTCGCCTCGCCTCCGGCCATCGTGGCGCGAAGGATCGCGCGCGGACAGATGAAGCAGGCCGGTGCGCTGCCCCCCGAGCAGGCCGTCGATCCCGCGGCCTTCTTCCGCGATCTCGAGACGCGCGGCGCGCGCACGACGGTCGCCGTCGCCGAGACCTTTCCCGGATAG